One stretch of Prunus persica cultivar Lovell chromosome G1, Prunus_persica_NCBIv2, whole genome shotgun sequence DNA includes these proteins:
- the LOC18793244 gene encoding uncharacterized protein LOC18793244, with translation MAVNPQLFPNGMPVPFVNEMFVLARDGVEFEVDKIPGSDGGRLKAKGTIYLSNIRMVFVSNKPVGNFIAFDMPLLYVHGEKFNQPIFFCNNISGQVEPVVPENQHGALYSTHSFKILFKEGGCGTFVPLFFNLISSVRQYNQHQHPNAGPQPHVDPLQAAQTPVDEMMRHAYVDPNDPTRIFLQQPTPESQLRRRTYQSQPAGQ, from the exons ATGGCTGTGAACCCTCAACTGTTCCCTAATGGCATGCCTGTTCCTTTTGTGAACGAGATGTTCGTTCTCGCCAGAGACGGCGTCGAGTTCGAGGTCGATAAGATTCCTGG ATCTGATGGTGGTCGTCTTAAAGCAAAGGGGACAATCTACTTGTCAAATATACGCATGGTCTTTGTTTCAAACAAGCCTGTTGGAAACTTTATTGCGTTTGATATGCCCCTG CTTTATGTCCATGGTGAAAAGTTCAATCAACCAATTTTTTTCTGCAACAACATTTCTGGTCAAGTGGAGCCT GTAGTTCCAGAAAATCAGCATGGGGCTCTTTATTCCACTCACTCATTCAAGATTTTGTTCAAAGAAGGGGGTTGTGGAACGTTTGTTCCGCTTTTTTTCAACTTGATCTCCTCAGTGAGACAATATAATCAACATCAACACCCCAATGCAGGACCACAGCCTCATGTGGATCCTTTACAGGCAGCGCAAACTCCTGTTGATGAGATGATGAGACATGC gTATGTCGATCCTAATGATCCAACGAGGATCTTCTTGCAGCAGCCTACTCCAGAGTCTCAGCTGAGGCGGCGCACATACCAGTCACAGCCCGCAGGACAGTAA